The following proteins come from a genomic window of Kitasatospora sp. NBC_01246:
- a CDS encoding AfsR/SARP family transcriptional regulator, protein MRIDLLGAVTVRYDCSTAATPSAPKRRALLAALAVELDRVVPTDRLIELVWDGNPPATARAALQGHVAGLRRLLDGGLELATRGAGYVLSGDPEQVDALRFERLCDRAGVLLPGRPDPAAAPADRATGADDPVLPLLRAALDLWRGPALTDCGSALLREQAAPRLTDLRLRALDRLAEGLCRLDRGAELVAELFETAASHPTHQRLAVRLIDCLDQAGRRAEARAWYERVTAQLPTAPGPELRLAGERVAGRPAVLTTPRAEHRPPVATARPPHLVPSQLPRANRRFVGRAAELDRLDAAVAAGREAGPVLVTGPAGVGKSSLVQSWAHRAADRFPDGRLHADLRGFDESGPRDPAEVLAGFLTALGVTGSALPASLDGRARRFRELVTGRRLLIVLDNARSYEQLAPLLPDPPPEAGPETGRAWVGPVTVITSRSRLRDLLVHEGATPFPLDALTPAESQELLARALDPARVTAEPLAAAELAERCDHLPLALRLAAARLGARPDWALEDLVAEFAEEPSGLADPARADLGPPGFGAALDLTCRTLAPAAARLFALLGLHPGAVIEPLAAAALAEVPPAAARGLLVQLDAVHLVEEGAPGLFARRELVRRHGARLAAELPADQRAAALDRLIEHYLNATAARVGRPGDGPPSAVGPSAVAPSVVGPSAGDRPLPPSARRAADWFDREEPAVRGLVLRAERHGRFAEAWRLAHRAGALYAGSGHRRAGWWTTVESGLRAARACADPAAVARLTTDLAAVLVDRRDVRAALDHLDRALTSADQVGDPVERHHCRVRIAAGLAGAGRPDRALPLMADIVARARSLADDRLLARALDDLAGAQVAGGALEAALAHADEAVRILAAHPDAAETVRATHTRAEALHALGRHGDALTTARLALVLGRTQADPGVEARSHTLMATVLRALGRTAEAAAEERRAAATAAR, encoded by the coding sequence ATGCGGATCGACCTGCTCGGTGCCGTGACCGTCCGCTACGACTGCAGCACGGCGGCCACGCCCTCGGCGCCGAAGCGCCGTGCGCTGCTCGCCGCGCTGGCCGTGGAACTCGACCGGGTGGTGCCCACCGACCGGCTGATCGAGCTGGTCTGGGACGGGAACCCGCCCGCGACCGCGCGCGCCGCGCTGCAGGGGCACGTCGCCGGACTGCGCCGGCTGCTGGACGGTGGACTGGAGCTGGCCACCCGGGGCGCCGGTTACGTCCTGAGCGGGGATCCGGAGCAGGTGGACGCCCTGCGCTTCGAACGCCTCTGCGACCGGGCCGGGGTGCTGCTCCCCGGCCGGCCGGACCCCGCCGCCGCCCCGGCGGACCGCGCCACCGGGGCGGACGACCCGGTGCTGCCACTGCTGCGGGCGGCGCTGGACCTCTGGCGCGGTCCGGCCCTGACCGACTGCGGCTCCGCCCTGCTGCGCGAGCAGGCCGCCCCCCGGCTGACCGACCTGCGGCTGCGCGCCCTGGACCGGCTGGCCGAGGGGCTCTGCCGGCTGGACCGCGGCGCCGAACTGGTCGCCGAGCTGTTCGAGACCGCCGCGTCCCACCCCACCCACCAGCGGCTGGCCGTCCGGCTGATCGACTGCCTGGACCAGGCCGGGCGCCGGGCCGAGGCGCGGGCCTGGTACGAGCGGGTCACGGCGCAGCTGCCGACGGCGCCGGGGCCCGAACTGCGGCTGGCCGGCGAGCGCGTCGCGGGCCGGCCGGCCGTCCTCACCACGCCCCGCGCCGAGCACCGGCCGCCCGTCGCCACGGCCCGCCCGCCGCACCTCGTCCCCTCACAACTGCCCCGCGCCAACCGGCGGTTCGTCGGCCGGGCGGCCGAGCTCGACCGCCTGGACGCGGCCGTCGCCGCCGGCCGGGAGGCCGGCCCCGTCCTGGTCACCGGACCGGCCGGGGTCGGGAAGAGCAGCCTGGTCCAGAGCTGGGCCCACCGGGCCGCCGACCGCTTTCCCGACGGCCGGCTCCACGCCGATCTGCGCGGCTTCGACGAGAGCGGCCCCCGCGACCCGGCCGAGGTGCTGGCCGGTTTCCTGACCGCCCTGGGCGTCACCGGGAGCGCGCTGCCCGCCTCGCTCGACGGCCGCGCCCGCCGCTTCCGCGAGCTGGTGACGGGCCGCCGGCTGCTGATCGTGCTGGACAACGCGCGCTCCTACGAGCAACTCGCCCCGCTGCTGCCCGATCCGCCGCCCGAGGCCGGACCCGAGACCGGCCGGGCCTGGGTCGGACCCGTCACCGTCATCACCAGCCGCAGCCGGCTGCGGGACCTGCTGGTGCACGAGGGCGCCACCCCGTTCCCGCTCGACGCCCTGACCCCGGCCGAGTCCCAGGAGCTGCTGGCCCGGGCGCTGGACCCGGCCCGGGTGACCGCCGAGCCGCTCGCCGCCGCCGAACTCGCCGAACGGTGCGACCACCTGCCGCTCGCCCTGCGCCTCGCCGCGGCCCGGCTGGGCGCCCGCCCGGACTGGGCCCTGGAGGACCTGGTGGCGGAGTTCGCCGAGGAGCCGTCGGGGCTCGCCGACCCGGCCCGCGCCGACCTCGGTCCGCCCGGCTTCGGCGCGGCCCTCGACCTGACCTGCCGCACCCTGGCGCCGGCCGCGGCGCGCCTGTTCGCCCTGCTCGGCCTGCACCCCGGCGCGGTCATCGAGCCGCTCGCCGCCGCCGCCCTCGCCGAGGTGCCGCCGGCCGCGGCCCGCGGCCTGCTGGTCCAGCTCGACGCCGTCCACCTGGTGGAGGAGGGCGCGCCCGGCCTGTTCGCCCGGCGCGAGCTGGTCCGCCGGCACGGCGCCCGGCTGGCCGCCGAACTCCCGGCCGACCAGCGCGCGGCGGCCCTGGACCGGCTGATCGAGCACTACCTGAACGCCACCGCCGCCCGGGTCGGCCGGCCGGGCGACGGTCCGCCGTCCGCCGTCGGCCCGTCCGCTGTCGCTCCGTCGGTCGTGGGCCCGTCCGCCGGGGACCGCCCCCTGCCGCCGAGCGCCCGCCGGGCCGCCGACTGGTTCGACCGCGAGGAGCCCGCCGTCCGCGGCCTGGTGCTGCGCGCCGAACGGCACGGCCGGTTCGCCGAGGCCTGGCGGCTCGCCCACCGGGCCGGCGCCCTCTACGCCGGGTCCGGGCACCGCCGCGCCGGGTGGTGGACCACCGTCGAGTCCGGTCTGCGGGCCGCCCGCGCCTGCGCCGATCCGGCCGCCGTGGCCCGGCTGACCACCGACCTCGCCGCGGTCCTGGTCGACCGGCGGGACGTCAGGGCCGCCCTCGACCACCTGGACCGGGCGCTCACCTCCGCCGACCAGGTCGGCGACCCGGTCGAACGCCACCACTGCCGGGTCCGGATCGCGGCCGGCCTGGCCGGCGCCGGGAGGCCGGACCGCGCCCTGCCGCTGATGGCGGACATCGTGGCCCGCGCCCGCTCGCTGGCCGACGACCGGCTGCTCGCCCGGGCGCTCGACGACCTGGCCGGAGCCCAGGTGGCCGGCGGCGCCCTCGAAGCGGCTCTCGCCCACGCCGACGAGGCCGTGCGCATCCTCGCCGCCCACCCGGACGCGGCCGAGACCGTCCGGGCCACTCACACCCGGGCCGAGGCCCTCCACGCGCTCGGCCGCCACGGCGACGCCCTGACCACGGCCCGGCTGGCCCTCGTGCTCGGCCGCACCCAGGCCGATCCGGGTGTCGAGGCCCGCTCGCACACGCTGATGGCCACGGTCCTGCGGGCGCTCGGCCGTACGGCCGAGGCCGCGGCGGAGGAGCGCCGGGCCGCCGCCACCGCTGCCCGCTGA
- a CDS encoding AfsR/SARP family transcriptional regulator: protein MELRTGSEGYVALPGPQRRAVLALLALRLGRVVAVERFFELLWGEDPPARARAALQGHVAALRKVLAATPFELSTRAPGYLLTGPAEQVDALRFEALSARAGEHADRADRGADAEAIGLLERAMGLWTGAALADLPDTELRQALAGRLEEAGTRALIGWARLRLRQGSGAAAVEALEQRVRADGLREEVVALLVRCLHQAGRPADALAVYHQARELLSRELGMVPGAELQAALARVLAEEPAAGTVPGPGPAAPRAPASTRPPVAPEPPAAADPPVVPAPPVAGPAPAAAPSPVEPSKPRQLPRRPIGFVGRGPESHWLDRECGPDRTGDGLAVVVGPAGVGKSATVIRWAHRTAAGFPDGQLFVDLRGFDPAGPADPAEVLGQFLLALGVPEAAIPEDRASRAGLYRARTGDLRLLVLLDNAHSAAHVADLLPAGPDCAAVVTSRTSLEDLVVTEGAAILRLEALPGGDALRLLERSLAPERVLAEAAAAERLIELCDHLPLALRIASSRLAARPDWTITDLVAELSDERTRLLALETDGAVSIRTTLMLTHRHLSDRAATLLTLLAAHPGREVDTAATAALLGTDPATARDALGELAAHHLLGESAPGRYSRHDLIRLFSVELLAEQPPELRRLAVERLLDYYVTAVQHCGEHLEPGQDGYGERAHPPAALPAASDTRAALDWFRAEQSTIRALVDTAGAVDPERAWRLAMSSSALYYGSSRLADWLSCLRAGERAAEQCGDRVATALLRGASANALLGLERREEGAEAARRAVADTTPADGFAHIRALATASLGTALLGDPVRATALAAAAVALAEESGSAQRTSYALGYAASAALMAGDHDGALRRARETRALLPDHPAATIHAWSMLTEAHALQALGLAEASELAWARLLVTCEQAGFLHLQAVSEECYAAFLRTQGREEEATEHLKAAVGLYRLHRHQAGSPSGVPAAIERSLRPPPAGAAPVGRL, encoded by the coding sequence GTGGAGCTGCGAACCGGGTCCGAGGGGTACGTCGCGCTACCCGGACCGCAACGGCGCGCCGTCCTGGCCCTGCTGGCCCTGCGGCTCGGACGGGTCGTCGCGGTGGAGCGCTTCTTCGAGCTGCTCTGGGGCGAGGATCCACCGGCCCGGGCCAGGGCGGCCCTGCAGGGGCACGTCGCCGCGCTGCGCAAGGTCCTCGCCGCCACCCCCTTCGAGCTGTCCACCCGGGCGCCCGGCTATCTGCTCACCGGCCCGGCCGAGCAGGTCGACGCGCTGCGCTTCGAAGCGCTGTCCGCCCGCGCCGGGGAGCACGCCGACCGGGCCGACCGCGGCGCGGACGCCGAGGCGATCGGGCTGCTGGAACGGGCCATGGGCCTGTGGACCGGCGCCGCCCTGGCCGACCTGCCCGACACCGAACTGCGACAGGCCCTGGCCGGCCGGCTGGAGGAGGCCGGGACGAGGGCGCTGATCGGCTGGGCCCGGCTGCGGCTGCGCCAGGGATCCGGCGCCGCCGCCGTGGAGGCCCTGGAACAGCGGGTGCGGGCCGACGGGCTGCGCGAGGAGGTGGTGGCCCTGCTGGTCCGCTGCCTCCACCAGGCCGGGCGGCCCGCCGACGCGCTGGCGGTCTACCACCAGGCCCGGGAGCTGCTCTCCCGCGAGCTGGGCATGGTGCCCGGCGCGGAGCTGCAGGCCGCACTGGCCCGGGTGCTGGCCGAGGAGCCGGCCGCCGGGACGGTGCCCGGCCCCGGGCCGGCGGCGCCGCGCGCCCCTGCGAGCACGCGACCGCCGGTGGCCCCTGAGCCGCCCGCGGCCGCCGACCCGCCGGTGGTCCCCGCCCCACCCGTGGCCGGTCCGGCCCCCGCGGCCGCACCCTCCCCGGTCGAGCCCTCGAAGCCCCGCCAGCTCCCCCGCCGGCCCATCGGCTTCGTCGGGCGCGGCCCCGAGTCGCACTGGCTCGACCGCGAGTGCGGTCCGGACCGCACCGGTGACGGACTGGCCGTGGTGGTCGGCCCGGCCGGTGTCGGGAAGAGCGCCACCGTCATCCGCTGGGCGCACCGGACGGCCGCCGGCTTCCCGGACGGCCAGCTCTTCGTCGACCTGCGCGGCTTCGATCCGGCCGGACCGGCCGACCCGGCCGAGGTCCTCGGCCAGTTCCTGCTGGCCCTGGGCGTCCCGGAGGCGGCCATCCCCGAGGACCGGGCGAGCCGCGCCGGCCTCTACCGCGCCCGGACCGGCGACCTCCGCCTGCTCGTCCTGCTGGACAACGCGCACAGCGCCGCCCACGTCGCCGACCTGCTGCCGGCCGGGCCCGACTGCGCCGCCGTGGTCACCAGCCGCACCTCCCTGGAGGACCTGGTGGTCACCGAGGGCGCCGCCATCCTGCGGCTGGAGGCGCTGCCCGGGGGCGACGCGCTGCGGCTGCTCGAACGGAGCCTGGCCCCCGAGCGGGTCCTCGCCGAGGCCGCCGCCGCCGAGCGACTGATCGAACTCTGCGACCACCTGCCGCTCGCCCTGCGGATCGCGAGCTCCCGGCTGGCCGCCCGACCGGACTGGACGATCACCGACCTGGTCGCCGAGCTCTCCGACGAGCGGACCCGGCTGCTCGCCCTGGAGACCGACGGCGCGGTCAGCATCCGCACCACCCTGATGCTCACCCACCGCCACCTCTCCGACCGGGCCGCCACCCTGCTCACCCTGCTGGCCGCGCACCCCGGCCGGGAGGTGGACACCGCCGCCACCGCCGCGCTGCTGGGTACCGACCCGGCCACCGCCCGCGACGCGCTGGGCGAACTGGCCGCCCACCACCTGCTCGGCGAGAGCGCGCCGGGCCGGTACAGCCGCCACGACCTGATCCGGCTGTTCAGCGTCGAACTCCTCGCCGAACAGCCCCCCGAGCTCCGCCGGCTCGCCGTCGAACGGCTGCTGGACTACTACGTCACCGCCGTCCAGCACTGCGGCGAACACCTCGAACCCGGGCAGGACGGCTACGGCGAACGCGCCCACCCGCCCGCCGCGCTGCCCGCCGCGAGCGACACCCGCGCCGCGCTCGACTGGTTCCGCGCGGAGCAGTCGACGATCCGCGCGCTGGTCGACACCGCCGGCGCGGTCGACCCCGAACGGGCCTGGCGCCTGGCCATGTCGTCGAGCGCGCTGTACTACGGCTCCAGCCGGCTGGCCGACTGGCTGAGCTGCCTGCGGGCGGGCGAGCGCGCCGCCGAACAGTGCGGCGACCGGGTCGCCACCGCGCTGCTGCGGGGTGCCTCGGCGAACGCGCTGCTGGGGCTGGAACGCCGTGAGGAGGGGGCCGAGGCGGCCCGGCGGGCCGTCGCCGACACCACGCCCGCGGACGGCTTCGCGCACATCCGCGCCCTGGCCACCGCGTCGCTCGGCACCGCCCTGCTCGGGGACCCGGTCCGGGCCACCGCACTGGCGGCGGCCGCGGTGGCCCTCGCCGAGGAGTCCGGCTCCGCGCAGCGGACCTCCTACGCCCTCGGCTACGCCGCGTCGGCCGCCCTGATGGCGGGCGACCACGACGGCGCGCTGCGCCGGGCCCGCGAGACCAGGGCCCTGCTGCCCGACCACCCGGCCGCGACGATCCACGCCTGGTCGATGCTGACCGAGGCGCACGCCCTGCAGGCCCTCGGCCTCGCCGAGGCCTCCGAACTGGCCTGGGCCCGGCTCCTGGTCACCTGCGAGCAGGCCGGTTTCCTGCACCTGCAGGCCGTCTCGGAGGAGTGCTACGCCGCCTTCCTGCGGACCCAGGGCCGCGAGGAGGAGGCGACCGAGCACCTGAAGGCGGCCGTCGGACTGTACCGGCTGCACCGACATCAGGCCGGCTCCCCGAGCGGCGTGCCCGCCGCGATCGAACGCTCACTGCGGCCCCCGCCGGCCGGGGCGGCGCCTGTCGGCCGGCTCTGA
- a CDS encoding chitosanase has product MPIRPTPLPLALTALLLAGALPVLPAAAASPSPTPSGSPTTTVADPAPANHGRPHRTTLPTAKSPITPSGSPSGSASGPPSGKPTTTGAGDLTDPHLKDIAQQFVSSAENSSLDWKAQFAYIEDIKDGRGYTAGIVGFCSGTGDMVELVRHYRELKADNVLAKYLPALEKLDGSASHSGLDPDFTSDWKKAAQDPVFRKAQEDERDRVYFTPAVTQAKSDGLHALGQLAYYDAIVMHGPGNSADSFGGIRAAALKKAKPPAQGGDEKAYLAAFLDARAAAMRTEAAHSDTSRVDTAQRLFLQAGNLDLHTPLSWKVYGESFHIDK; this is encoded by the coding sequence ATGCCGATCCGGCCCACCCCGCTGCCCCTCGCCCTGACCGCCCTCCTGTTGGCCGGCGCCCTCCCCGTGCTCCCGGCCGCCGCGGCGTCCCCGAGCCCCACCCCGAGCGGCTCGCCCACCACGACGGTCGCCGACCCCGCCCCGGCGAACCACGGGCGCCCCCACCGCACCACCCTGCCCACGGCCAAGTCACCGATCACGCCCAGTGGTTCGCCATCCGGCTCCGCCTCCGGCCCGCCGTCCGGCAAGCCCACCACGACCGGGGCCGGCGACCTCACCGACCCGCATCTCAAGGACATCGCCCAGCAGTTCGTCTCCAGCGCCGAGAACTCCTCCCTCGACTGGAAGGCGCAGTTCGCCTACATCGAGGACATCAAGGACGGCCGCGGCTACACCGCGGGCATCGTCGGCTTCTGCTCCGGCACCGGCGACATGGTCGAACTGGTCCGCCACTACCGCGAGTTGAAGGCCGACAACGTCCTGGCCAAGTACCTCCCCGCGCTGGAGAAGCTGGACGGCTCCGCCTCGCACAGCGGCCTCGACCCCGACTTCACCTCGGACTGGAAGAAGGCGGCCCAGGACCCGGTCTTCCGCAAGGCCCAGGAGGACGAGCGCGACCGCGTCTACTTCACCCCGGCCGTCACCCAGGCCAAGTCCGACGGACTGCACGCGCTCGGCCAACTCGCCTACTACGACGCCATCGTGATGCACGGCCCGGGCAACAGCGCGGACAGCTTCGGCGGGATCCGCGCGGCGGCGCTCAAGAAGGCCAAGCCCCCGGCGCAGGGCGGCGACGAGAAGGCCTACCTCGCCGCGTTCCTGGACGCCCGCGCCGCCGCCATGCGCACCGAGGCGGCCCACTCCGACACCTCCCGCGTCGACACCGCCCAGCGCCTCTTCCTCCAGGCCGGGAACCTCGACCTGCACACCCCGCTGAGCTGGAAGGTCTACGGCGAGTCCTTCCACATCGACAAGTAG
- a CDS encoding acyl-CoA dehydrogenase family protein, with product MTTIPGSRTVTTDDRSATRAPDSPAPVAVAASTAVTVTTSVTVTTATATTATATTAELTRLLYGPDHERVHGPWRRLLADPRMRTDPGAATADRIAASYRRLRQVNRMTDATALATDPRALAALHEWLGPLDGALVVVAGIHYNLFLGSLLDHDPHEKRPLDPYLAMERIGTFLCTELGHGNDAIALRTTAVYDRTDRTFTLHTPDAGAQKFMPNTGPAGGPKSAVVAARLLVDGRDHGIFLFLTPLTDEVGPLPGVTVRPLPQRPGNPVDHCLTSFDEVVLPHEALLTGEHGRLGPDAGFTSSLGSRRKRFLTSIGRVTAGKLCMSAAAVGCARAVLTVAVRYAHHREVTGARADRRIPVWAHRSHHGPLLEAAATTYAMTALHRAAVERWTGRDDTDPGEIAAAERLAAVTKGWTTWQARNLIIECRERCGAQGLLPVNGISPLAMDIEGTITAEGDNLALWAKAGAELLLAESAPPGAVPEGGPDDPAVLQSLLHAAEHLHLSRARVLLRQAPSGDGLRRWNTASPAALAAVTAHAERSAGAALLALAEQATEPRARSLLLDLYRLFALRRVSTESGPLLSEGLLTDHYVRLLPDLIEQVIGRLADRGRQLVDAFGLPEEFLAGLPIAGPDYQRAFDHPEAHWNATEPAVRPI from the coding sequence ATGACAACCATTCCCGGCAGTCGCACCGTCACCACGGACGACCGAAGCGCCACCCGGGCACCGGACTCCCCTGCACCGGTCGCCGTCGCCGCTTCCACCGCCGTCACCGTTACCACCAGCGTCACCGTCACCACTGCCACTGCCACCACTGCCACTGCCACCACTGCCGAGCTCACCCGGCTGCTCTACGGCCCCGACCACGAGCGGGTCCACGGCCCGTGGCGGCGGTTGCTCGCCGACCCCCGGATGCGGACCGACCCCGGCGCCGCCACCGCGGACCGGATCGCCGCCAGCTACCGGCGGTTACGGCAGGTCAACCGGATGACCGACGCCACCGCACTGGCCACCGACCCGCGCGCGCTGGCCGCGCTGCACGAATGGCTGGGCCCGCTGGACGGCGCGCTGGTCGTCGTCGCCGGCATCCACTACAACCTCTTCCTCGGCAGCCTGCTCGACCACGACCCGCACGAGAAGCGGCCGTTGGACCCGTACCTCGCGATGGAACGGATCGGCACCTTCCTCTGCACCGAGCTCGGCCACGGCAACGACGCCATCGCGCTGCGGACCACCGCCGTCTACGACCGCACCGACCGCACCTTCACCCTGCACACGCCCGACGCGGGTGCGCAGAAGTTCATGCCGAACACCGGCCCGGCCGGCGGGCCGAAGTCCGCCGTGGTCGCCGCCCGCCTCCTGGTCGACGGCCGGGACCACGGGATCTTCCTCTTCCTCACCCCGCTCACCGACGAGGTCGGCCCGCTGCCCGGCGTCACCGTCCGCCCGCTGCCGCAGCGCCCCGGCAACCCGGTCGACCACTGCCTGACCTCCTTCGACGAGGTCGTCCTGCCCCACGAGGCGCTGCTGACCGGCGAACACGGCCGACTCGGGCCCGACGCCGGGTTCACCAGCTCCCTCGGCAGCAGGCGGAAACGGTTCCTCACCAGCATCGGCCGGGTCACCGCCGGCAAGCTCTGCATGAGCGCGGCGGCGGTCGGCTGCGCCCGCGCGGTGCTGACCGTGGCCGTCCGCTACGCCCACCACCGCGAGGTGACCGGGGCCCGCGCGGACCGCCGCATCCCGGTCTGGGCCCACCGCAGCCACCACGGCCCGCTGCTGGAGGCGGCCGCCACCACCTACGCGATGACCGCCCTGCACCGGGCCGCGGTCGAGCGCTGGACCGGCCGGGACGACACCGACCCGGGCGAGATCGCCGCTGCCGAGCGGCTGGCCGCCGTCACCAAGGGCTGGACCACCTGGCAGGCCCGCAACCTGATCATCGAGTGCCGCGAACGCTGTGGCGCCCAGGGACTGCTCCCGGTCAACGGGATCTCCCCGCTCGCCATGGACATCGAGGGCACCATCACCGCCGAGGGCGACAACCTCGCGCTCTGGGCCAAGGCCGGCGCCGAACTCCTGCTGGCCGAGTCCGCGCCGCCCGGGGCCGTCCCCGAAGGCGGCCCCGACGACCCGGCCGTGCTCCAGTCCCTGCTGCACGCGGCGGAGCACCTGCACCTGAGCCGCGCCCGCGTCCTGCTGCGGCAGGCGCCGTCCGGGGACGGCCTGCGCCGCTGGAACACCGCCTCACCCGCCGCGCTGGCCGCCGTCACCGCCCACGCCGAACGCTCCGCCGGCGCCGCCCTGCTGGCCCTCGCCGAGCAGGCCACCGAGCCGCGGGCCCGCAGCCTGCTGCTCGACCTGTACCGGCTCTTCGCGCTGCGCCGGGTCAGCACGGAGAGCGGTCCTCTGCTGAGCGAGGGGCTCCTGACGGATCATTACGTGCGACTGCTCCCCGACCTGATCGAACAGGTCATCGGCCGACTGGCGGACCGGGGCCGACAGCTGGTGGACGCCTTCGGCCTGCCGGAGGAGTTCCTCGCCGGCCTCCCGATCGCCGGCCCCGACTACCAGCGCGCCTTCGACCACCCTGAGGCACATTGGAACGCCACCGAGCCTGCTGTTCGACCGATCTGA
- a CDS encoding MinD/ParA family ATP-binding protein, producing the protein MTAGPDTAYRPAPAAALDAFGTVLLPRLAPAPCPATASPAPLPVAHPAPRPTLPPPAARFAPPRPTVPPPVPRFAPPRPSLPPPAPRPLPEQRRSVLDVLRTGERRGREQLRLIRSPLHGSCRIAVISATGNVGKTSLVRALGAMLATERGEPVAAVDAGAPYPNSPVRPAGPPARVGITELAAALRGGGPAAVDPRPYLSPTPSGLAVLAGPAYPAVGRPLDEGDYRAVLAALAERYPLTLTDAGAGLLDGPMRGVLDLADQLVLVTTPSVDGAGRATATLDLLHAHGYGELAERSVTAISAVPGAGRPVHPSDLRAYFGTRCRGVVEVPFDEHLAAAAESEPGRLGHRTRRAVRELAALIGDELWRAGRPTGW; encoded by the coding sequence ATGACCGCCGGCCCCGACACCGCGTACCGCCCCGCACCGGCGGCGGCGCTCGACGCCTTCGGCACCGTCCTGCTGCCGCGGCTCGCCCCCGCCCCCTGCCCCGCCACCGCGTCGCCGGCCCCGCTGCCCGTCGCACACCCCGCGCCGCGGCCCACGCTCCCGCCGCCCGCAGCGCGGTTCGCTCCCCCGCGACCCACGGTGCCCCCGCCCGTGCCGCGGTTCGCTCCCCCGCGGCCCAGCCTGCCCCCGCCCGCCCCGCGCCCCCTCCCGGAGCAGCGCCGCAGCGTGCTGGACGTGCTGCGCACCGGGGAGCGCCGTGGCCGCGAGCAGTTGCGGCTCATCCGCTCGCCGCTGCACGGCAGTTGCCGGATCGCCGTGATCAGCGCCACCGGCAACGTCGGCAAGACCTCGCTGGTGCGTGCCCTGGGAGCGATGCTCGCCACCGAACGCGGCGAGCCGGTGGCCGCGGTCGACGCGGGGGCGCCGTACCCGAACTCGCCGGTCCGGCCGGCCGGTCCGCCGGCCCGGGTCGGCATCACCGAGCTCGCGGCGGCGCTGCGCGGCGGCGGCCCGGCGGCCGTCGACCCCCGGCCGTACCTCTCCCCGACCCCGAGCGGGCTGGCCGTCCTGGCCGGCCCGGCGTACCCCGCGGTGGGCCGGCCGCTCGACGAGGGCGACTACCGCGCCGTCCTGGCGGCGCTCGCCGAGCGGTACCCGCTCACGCTGACCGACGCGGGCGCGGGGCTGCTCGACGGCCCGATGCGCGGCGTGCTCGACCTGGCCGACCAGCTGGTCCTCGTCACCACGCCGAGCGTGGACGGCGCGGGCCGTGCCACCGCGACCCTCGACCTGCTGCACGCCCACGGGTACGGGGAGCTGGCCGAACGCTCCGTCACCGCGATCTCGGCGGTCCCCGGCGCCGGGCGCCCGGTCCACCCGTCGGATCTGCGGGCGTACTTCGGCACCCGCTGCCGGGGCGTGGTGGAGGTGCCGTTCGACGAGCACCTCGCCGCTGCCGCGGAGTCCGAGCCGGGTCGACTCGGCCACCGTACCCGCCGGGCGGTCCGCGAGCTGGCCGCGCTGATCGGCGACGAGCTGTGGCGGGCGGGCCGACCCACCGGCTGGTGA